The nucleotide sequence CTTCTAATTCTGCCAATGCCTGGCTAAGTGTCCCAGTAGTAAGCACTTCGGTTGACGGATCAACCTTACCTACTATTACATTGTCACACGTTATGCTCTTTGCCACATCAACTTGTCCGGTATATTTTGCAATCTCATTTTCTTCAGCCCAGGGAGAGTGTGTGAGGGTTTTTCCTCCCAGCTGTATAGCTTGAAAGCTTGCTTCACCGTTTACTACCAATAAGGGATCCGTATGGTCAGTGGGAGGTTTTGAAATGCTCATCTTTCCCTCAATGGAAAGTACTTCGCTTTCCTGAGGAGGTTGCCCAATACCTAAGGCGTTGAATTGGCCTTCTCCGCCTACCTTAAAGAGCATATTTATAGAAGAATTAGGAGGTTTCTTAATACCCACCTCGCCCGTAATTGAAAGTACCTCACCAGATTGAACTTGTCCACCAATACCTAATGTTTGAAACGTTCCGTCACCTTTTACCTCAAGAAGAGGAACCGTTGCAGTCCCATCAATCTGAACAGGACCCGTTCTTTTTATACCATCGTTTTCATCATCTAATGACTGCCAATGGATGATTAGATCATCATCTCCAAGTTTCAGTGACCCAACGTTTATCGAGCTAAAGACTGCTGAACCATCCGATAAAATGCTGCCAGAAGTGCCAGTACCTATTTTAAGTCCTCCATCAATCGTAATATCACCGGTAAAGCTGGCCTTGTCTTCAACCTTTTTCCAGACCTCTTCTACCTTGTTTCCATCCACGTTTAAGGTTCCAACATTCAACACTCCATTGACCTCTAACTCCTTGATGAATCCGCTTTGAGCATCCAGTGCATTCACCAAAACCTGACTCCTTAATATTTTAAACGTTTGCTCGTCAACGTCAACGCCATCATCTTCCGGGTTAAGGAATGAGTCAATGACCAATGCAAAATCTTCATCTGTTGGCTTATCTCCAGGTTGGAATTTATCTTTTAGGCGATCTCGACTGCTTTTCTCTTCCTGATTTACTTCACCATCCATAGCTCTACTTCTTTAGAAATGTCTTTGATCTTGAACCAGGAAGGAGCAGTAGGCGATCCTTTCTTTAAAGGGATTTGACCCAGAAGTCCCACACAGTTCCACTCGGGTCTTTTTTCCCTGCTTATGTATTGTTTGTTAGGGGCATACTTCGGATTTAGCTTAGGACGCTCCATCGTTTCAAATTTTCCAGAACCTACCATCATAGGTCTTCCTTCTTTATCCAATACTGGAACTTCTTCTTCATAGGTTTCTATCACTGGAATTTGATGCTCACCTACTTTGGTTTTCCCACTTTCATCAAATAGCTGTACTGTTTTAAACATCGGTTCTTCCACTTCTCTTTTCTCTTTCTTTTCAACTGGTCTTTCGACATACTTCTTTCCTTTCTTCACGACTTCATAGGTGGTTACTATCTCCTCTATTGTTCTTTTCTCCACTTTTTGCCGTTCTTTCTTCACCTTCTCCGTCTTAGGCACCAAGATCTCTTCTTTGATCTTTTCCATGACTCTCTGACCATAATCGTCTTTGAGATATTTACCAGGCCAATCCATATAAACTCCTCCGACTATTCCAGCGCCTACTGATATAATTCCGAAAGGTGATTCTCCTTTTTTGGCTGGTCTGACTTTTCCTGCTTCTAATACTACCGTAGTGCCAACAGGTATAGGCTTCCCATTTTTTGATTCAAAATACTCTGCGTAATCCTGGTTCTGATTGTAGGCTGTACCGGCTATGTAGAGATCCCCATTTCTATTGAGCTCGAGTGCATTAGAACGCTTATTATTATCTATTCCGTTACCTACTATAAATATGGGTTCATCTTCTCTAGTTCCGCTATTCTGCCCTTTGATTTGATTATACATTCCTGCGGTTAGGGAGGATCGGGTGGTAGCCACTACCCCTTCGCCTATAGCAGTAGATGCCCACCCCCTTGCTTCAGATCTATGACCTGTTGCAAATGAATAAGCCATACTTGCATCACAGTTTTGTCCAAATGCAACGGAAGAATTTCCACTGGCGATGCTGTTCACACCCATCGCAACAGAACCAAAGTTTGAAGATGTACATCGGCTCCCTGCAGCAAAAGAGGAACTTCCTTCTGAAGTAGCATAATAACCCAATGCTATTGATTCCGGACCAGAAGCAACACATTCACGTCCCAAAACCATTGCATAATTACCTGAAGCGGTGGAGCGAAAACCTATCGCTACGGAATTAGTACCATTTGCATTTACTTGAGAACCGATTGCAACAGCTCCATAACCATGCGCTTTTGACGAATTACCCATCGCTAACGATTGCCGCCCAAATGCTTCACTAAAGTGGCCAAAAACCATCGATGATTGCTCTGAAGCCACACTACCGGATCCCAATGCGACAGAATACATTCCAGCAGCATGCGAATTATGACCTGCAGCGAACGATGTAAATCCAACATTCTCAGGATCCCAGCGATCTCCTGTAACATAACCAGCTCGGAACGCAGACTTCTCAGGAATCCACATCATGCGATGACCACCTCCCCTCTTTTCAGTAGCAAACCCTTCACCCTCCACGATCAATCCCCCGTTTTGCACATGTAAGCTAGCCTGAGCAAATCCTCCCCCAACAACAACTCTCCCTTCATAGTACATTAAGTCATCTTCATATTTTTTCCAAGAGGTAGCGCCTTCCATTCCTTCGGTCAAGGATTTCCAACCATCAGTTGTCCTGCCTTCAAAATCAGAGCCAGTCCAGCGAATAGTGCCAGGTTGATTTAGTGCACTTCTTCCAATTTTGATCGCACCATCTACTTCTAGTCTCTCTTTTGGATTTGTTAGGCCTACTCCTACGTTTCCATCAGTATAATAGACCCGATTGTTTGAGCCTTTAGTCCAAGTATCTGATTTTGTAAAGGATATCCATTGATTTCCGATTTTCCCTTCAAAGTCTGTTCCGGTCCATCTTATGGTTCCTTTTGAAGCATTATTTTGAGTGTTTCCTAAAGTCATTGCTCCGTCTACTTCTAATTTTTCTTTAGGAGTATCTACCCCTATTCCTAACTGGCCACCAGGGCGGATAACCATCTTTTGAGAGATTTCTCCTCTATTAGTTCCACTTTGCGTTACAAAACCTATCTCTCCACTGTAATTGTTGACCCTTTTTCCTGTGATCGCTGAAAAAACATTGGTAATAGGCTCATCATCCGTCCCTGGATGCAATGCGATCCCGACCATTGTACCTGCTGTTGTCTTGTTGGATTTCAACAAGAGGTTGTAGCTACCAATTTGCGAAAGGTGATGTTCAGGACCTTTCCCATTTTCCAACTCGACTGTCAGCTTAGCAGCTGGTCTTTTTGCACCAATTCCTACCTGGCTTTCATCTGCGTAAATGCCTCTGCCCAGTTCCGCTCGCTTCCATTCTGAAGACTCGTAAAAGGTAAGAGACTTCCATCCCTCATGGGTCATTCCTTCGAAATCGTGACCGTTCCATCTCAATGTACCTGGTAGGTTGGTACGTGATTGTCCGATCTTTATCCCTCCTTCTACTTCAAGTTTTTCCCTTGGCACAGGATTATTGATCCCTACATTGCCTTCTCTTGTAATCGTCAGTTGTTCTCGCCCCCCAGTCCAAAACTCCAGTTCGGCATTCGTTGTTTGAAGTGCAACAGGTCGATCCCAACTATTGAGTACGACTTTACCATTTAGCTGTGGATCACCATAATTAGAGCTGTAGGCTCCAACGTATCCGTCAGTACCAGGTGCCACTACATGCAGTCTGGCGCTGTAGCGATTCCTTGTTGTCTCCACTTTAAGGATACTTTCATTCTCATCTTGAATATGAAGCGGGTTTGTCGGGTTTGACACTCCAATTCCGACCTTTCCGTGAGCATAATATACATCGGAGGGATTGGTCGCCTCTTCCCATTTTCCAAACTGACTGACATCCTTACCATTTAAAAAAAAACCTTCAGCATTTATGCTTCCATTGACATCCAGCTTACTGTCACTAGACGGTTGTTTACCTATGCCAATGTTATTGGTTCCTTTTTGGACATTGACCTGATCTTCCGATTGATGAATGAATGAATCAATAAGCTCAGCAAATTGAGCTTCTGTAGGCCGTTTGCCTGTTTCAAAGTAGTCTTTTAATCGATTTCTCCCTTTTAGTGTACTCATGGTGGTTGCATTTAGTGGTACTTATTTCTTGAGGTTATTTCGGAATTTTTGTACTTGGAATGCATCTAATACATAAAGCATTTGCTGATCGTCTACGGCGATACCTCCACTGGTTAAATGATTTATGGATTGATCCTTCTTAAAAAGACTTCCCAGTGAGGTGATTAATGTACCTTCATTATCATATATTTCCAGGTATCCTAAAGCTTGACTATATATGTATACATTTTCCTGATGGTCAAGCGCGAGTCCGATTCCGCCCCTTGAACTTAGATGTAGAAGTTCGTCTACATCTTCATGGATACCCCTAATTTTCCATTCCTTGATAAATTCTCCGGCGGGGCTAAACTTCAAAATCCTCCTGTTCCTATAATCACCAAAATAGACGTTGGTTCGTGCAGCAATACTTGACCTATCATGATGGACCATCTCATCAAGTTTAGAATTCCTTAAGTATCCTTGAAACTCACCATTTTCTGAAAAGATCTGTACCCTTGAATTACCTCTATCTACCACATACAATTTGTGGTCAGTTGAAACCGCAACACTTACAGGGCTTTCGAATTGCCCTGGTCCGGAACCTTGGGATCCAATAGTCTCGAACTTAGGGTTTTTACCCGGCTTAAATTTCTGGATCCGATGATTAGACATATCAGCCACATAAATGTGGCCTTTTTGGCTTACTGCTATCCCCCGGGGATGGATAAAGTTTCCGGGTTCATCAGCATATTTAGAAATTTTCTCTATTTCACTAGATGAAGGGTTGAGTTTTTTTAATCCTCTTTCAGAATGATGACCACCAGAATCAAATAGGAGGTATTGATCATCGCCACATGGAATGGAAAATTGAGGAGATTGTAATAATTGATTCTCATTTGTCCATACCTGTTCTCTCGTACCATCTGATGGATTTAACTTGATAATCCCTCCATTCTCTTCCAATACAATAACATTGTTGTCATTATCAACACGAACATCTCTGACATACAAATCTTGAAGTAGGCCAGACCAATCACTATCCAGCAACCCTTCCGAATCATAGCGGTTTATTTTTCGATTACTTACTGTATATAAATGGGTATTGCTTGGATCTTGTGAGGTAATAAACCGTAGTTGATAGCTATTAGCAATTTTCCAATATTTCACTGGATTCCCTTCGGAATCGAATTTAAAAAACAGTTCCCTTTCACAGGCATAGACATTTCCTTCAGCATCTACCGCTACATTATTCAGGTGAATGGAGTTAAGGTGTCTTTCTTCTTCTAAAGGGAAGAATTTATAAATATCAAATGTCTTTTGGGATTTTAACTCACTGTCGAATTGATAGACTGTGCGACGGCTTGAAACATAAATGTTATCAAATTGATCAATACTTAACCCTTCAAAGTATAGTCCTCTGCGTTCATATTTATCAATAAGCCTGCCGTTTGCGTCATGCAATAGAATTACATTGTCATTCAACGCTATAATCCTTTTATTACTGTCTATTGCAAGAGCTCGGAAATGATGCCATACATCTCTAAGCATAAACAAGTTACCATACTGCCGTAGAAATTGTCCATTTAGATCATATTCTTTGATGTTGTGATAGATTTGATCCACAACAAATACTGACTTTTTCGAAACAGTAATACCCCAAGAGCTTAAGAGTGACTCGTTCTTATTGTCACCAACTCCTCCCCAGGATTCAATAAACTCAAGATCGGGAGTTATTTTCCAGCTGATCGTCGTATTTGCCAGCTCAGGCATGATTTGACTGCCATTTATTCCAATTTCTATTGCGGCTTCTTTATCTAACTTTCCATTTATATAGTCAAGTACCTTTTTGGAGAGAGTGATTTCAACAGTGAAATCATCAAGTAATTGCTTTTCATAGTTTAGCTGCAAAGGACTTGAACAACCAGATTGGGTCTCCTGTAATTGCATATTATGATCTATTGTCACGCCTACCGGAAACAGATAGGGCTCGTAATAGACAACTTCAAGGTTCTGATCATTTAATTTCTTTGCCTCAGGAACAGACAGTTTCAAAATGAATGATCCGGACAATTCCTTTATGGGAATTAAGGTTCCATCAGTTATTGGCTTTGAGCTACCTTCGTCATTTTGTAATATTAGCTCTGATATTGGATTTACTTTTGAACTCTCTCCATGGGTAATTTCCTCTCCATTGACGTAGATGGCTTTCGCATGGATCGCTCCCTTTACATCTAGCTTTGCGTCCTTGTCTGGATATTTTCCTATTCCTACATTTCCGTTCACCAGAAGTCCGCTGGCTGGCGCTTCTTGTGTACTACTGGAAGGAAATCCTACACTCAGGTTCCCTGATACATCTAATGTATTGGATGGTTCTTTTTTTCCTATTGCTATTTTTTCCGTTTGCAATCGTGTTTCTCCTTTTTCAGTCCTTTCCCACATGCTCTCACCTGATCCTTTTGTCAAAGACTGCCATGCTCCACTTATATTCAGTACCTCCAAATCCTCTCCTGTCCATCTGATGGTCCCTGGCTCTGCCTGATTGGTATTTCCAACACTAAAACCACCACTTATTGAAATTTTCTCTGCTTTAATTGCTCCCTTCACTTCCAGCTTTTCGGTTGGATGGGTGGTACCTATTCCTACATTTCCTTCTACTAAAAGTCCGTTGTTGGGATCTTCATTTTTGTCAACGTAGGAAGTACCTATTATTAATCCGTCCCGTACTTCAATTGTATTCTCACTATAAAGATCGTTTGCTACAATGGTCCCTTCGACATGTAGTTTTTCCTTTGGATTTTTGATCCCTATGCCTACCCTGCCCTCTACTATCAAACTATTAACATAGGGCACTTCTTTTTTGCCAGCATAGTTAGACCCGATAGCCACACTTCCTGAAACATCTAGTTTATTTGATGGGTTTTGAATGCCAAAGCCTACATTTTTGGTT is from Marinobacter alexandrii and encodes:
- a CDS encoding peptidase G2 autoproteolytic cleavage domain-containing protein; the encoded protein is MSTLKGRNRLKDYFETGKRPTEAQFAELIDSFIHQSEDQVNVQKGTNNIGIGKQPSSDSKLDVNGSINAEGFFLNGKDVSQFGKWEEATNPSDVYYAHGKVGIGVSNPTNPLHIQDENESILKVETTRNRYSARLHVVAPGTDGYVGAYSSNYGDPQLNGKVVLNSWDRPVALQTTNAELEFWTGGREQLTITREGNVGINNPVPREKLEVEGGIKIGQSRTNLPGTLRWNGHDFEGMTHEGWKSLTFYESSEWKRAELGRGIYADESQVGIGAKRPAAKLTVELENGKGPEHHLSQIGSYNLLLKSNKTTAGTMVGIALHPGTDDEPITNVFSAITGKRVNNYSGEIGFVTQSGTNRGEISQKMVIRPGGQLGIGVDTPKEKLEVDGAMTLGNTQNNASKGTIRWTGTDFEGKIGNQWISFTKSDTWTKGSNNRVYYTDGNVGVGLTNPKERLEVDGAIKIGRSALNQPGTIRWTGSDFEGRTTDGWKSLTEGMEGATSWKKYEDDLMYYEGRVVVGGGFAQASLHVQNGGLIVEGEGFATEKRGGGHRMMWIPEKSAFRAGYVTGDRWDPENVGFTSFAAGHNSHAAGMYSVALGSGSVASEQSSMVFGHFSEAFGRQSLAMGNSSKAHGYGAVAIGSQVNANGTNSVAIGFRSTASGNYAMVLGRECVASGPESIALGYYATSEGSSSFAAGSRCTSSNFGSVAMGVNSIASGNSSVAFGQNCDASMAYSFATGHRSEARGWASTAIGEGVVATTRSSLTAGMYNQIKGQNSGTREDEPIFIVGNGIDNNKRSNALELNRNGDLYIAGTAYNQNQDYAEYFESKNGKPIPVGTTVVLEAGKVRPAKKGESPFGIISVGAGIVGGVYMDWPGKYLKDDYGQRVMEKIKEEILVPKTEKVKKERQKVEKRTIEEIVTTYEVVKKGKKYVERPVEKKEKREVEEPMFKTVQLFDESGKTKVGEHQIPVIETYEEEVPVLDKEGRPMMVGSGKFETMERPKLNPKYAPNKQYISREKRPEWNCVGLLGQIPLKKGSPTAPSWFKIKDISKEVELWMVK
- a CDS encoding NHL repeat-containing protein: MSNTTMSMREILKSYFQVGKRPTAEQFEQLVDEMISRTDDEIFVDEVTKNVGFGIQNPSNKLDVSGSVAIGSNYAGKKEVPYVNSLIVEGRVGIGIKNPKEKLHVEGTIVANDLYSENTIEVRDGLIIGTSYVDKNEDPNNGLLVEGNVGIGTTHPTEKLEVKGAIKAEKISISGGFSVGNTNQAEPGTIRWTGEDLEVLNISGAWQSLTKGSGESMWERTEKGETRLQTEKIAIGKKEPSNTLDVSGNLSVGFPSSSTQEAPASGLLVNGNVGIGKYPDKDAKLDVKGAIHAKAIYVNGEEITHGESSKVNPISELILQNDEGSSKPITDGTLIPIKELSGSFILKLSVPEAKKLNDQNLEVVYYEPYLFPVGVTIDHNMQLQETQSGCSSPLQLNYEKQLLDDFTVEITLSKKVLDYINGKLDKEAAIEIGINGSQIMPELANTTISWKITPDLEFIESWGGVGDNKNESLLSSWGITVSKKSVFVVDQIYHNIKEYDLNGQFLRQYGNLFMLRDVWHHFRALAIDSNKRIIALNDNVILLHDANGRLIDKYERRGLYFEGLSIDQFDNIYVSSRRTVYQFDSELKSQKTFDIYKFFPLEEERHLNSIHLNNVAVDAEGNVYACERELFFKFDSEGNPVKYWKIANSYQLRFITSQDPSNTHLYTVSNRKINRYDSEGLLDSDWSGLLQDLYVRDVRVDNDNNVIVLEENGGIIKLNPSDGTREQVWTNENQLLQSPQFSIPCGDDQYLLFDSGGHHSERGLKKLNPSSSEIEKISKYADEPGNFIHPRGIAVSQKGHIYVADMSNHRIQKFKPGKNPKFETIGSQGSGPGQFESPVSVAVSTDHKLYVVDRGNSRVQIFSENGEFQGYLRNSKLDEMVHHDRSSIAARTNVYFGDYRNRRILKFSPAGEFIKEWKIRGIHEDVDELLHLSSRGGIGLALDHQENVYIYSQALGYLEIYDNEGTLITSLGSLFKKDQSINHLTSGGIAVDDQQMLYVLDAFQVQKFRNNLKK